The Excalfactoria chinensis isolate bCotChi1 chromosome 10, bCotChi1.hap2, whole genome shotgun sequence genome has a segment encoding these proteins:
- the CHRNB4 gene encoding neuronal acetylcholine receptor subunit beta-4, producing MRNTYALFLFVVGSFYFKGSTAADAEEKLMNHLLSPDRYNKLIRPAVNSSQLVSIELQVSLAQLISVNEREQIMTTNVWLNQEWIDYRLAWKPSDYEGINMLRIPAKHIWLPDIVLYNNADGTYEVSLYTNAIVQNNGSIRWLPPAIYKSACKIEVKHFPFDQQNCTLKFRSWTYDHTEIDMVLKTSMASMDDFTPSGEWDIVALPGRRTVNPLDPNYVDVTYDFIIKRKPLFYTINLIIPCVLITSLAILVFYLPSDCGEKMTLCISVLLALTVFLLLISKIVPPTSLDVPLIGKYLMFTMVLVTFSIVTSVCVLNVHHRSPSTHTMPPWVKLVFLERLPAYLFMKRPENNSPRQKPCNCKKTRAENLGMDPADFYKNSTYFVNAASAKKYDMKTTDTLDNVSSHRDFRLRTGTKFSPEVQEAIDGVSFIAEHMKSDDNDQSVIEDWKYVAMVVDRLFLWIFVLVCVLGTVGLFLQPLFQNHIAATNP from the exons ATGAGGAATACGTACGCTCTGTTTCTCTTCGTAGTGGGCTCCTTCTATTTCAAAG gaagcactgcagcagacGCTGAGGAAAAGCTAATGAACCACCTACTGAGTCCTGACAGGTACAACAAGTTAATTCGCCCAGCTGTCAACTCATCCCAGCTGGTATCTATAGAACTGCAGGtttccctggcacagctcatCAGTGTG AATGAACGAGAGCAGATCATGACTACAAATGTGTGGCTAAACCAG GAGTGGATTGATTATCGTTTGGCTTGGAAGCCTTCTGACTACGAAGGAATAAATATGCTGAGAATACCTGCAAAACATATCTGGCTGCCAGACATTGTGCTTTACAACAA TGCGGATGGTACGTATGAAGTTTCACTATACACAAACGCAATTGTACAGAATAACGGAAGCATTCGCTGGTTGCCTCCAGCAATTTACAAGAGTGCCTGCAAGATTGAGGTTAAGCATTTCCCATTTGATCAACAAAACTGCACCTTAAAGTTCCGGTCTTGGACATACGATCATACAGAAATTGATATGGTACTTAAAACTTCCATGGCAAGCATGGATGACTTCACACCAAGTGGAGAATGGGACATTGTAGCACTCCCAGGAAGGAGAACTGTAAATCCTTTGGATCCCAATTACGTTGATGTGACGTATGACTtcattattaaaagaaaacctctGTTTTATACTATCAATCTTATAATTCCTTGTGTGCTAATTACATCCTTAGCCATCCTGGTGTTCTACTTGCCTTCAGATTGTGGTGAAAAAATGACCCTATGCATATCTGTGCTGCTCGCTTTGACCGTGTTCTTACTGCTGATCTCCAAAATTGTTCCTCCAACATCTCTAGATGTTCCACTGATTGGGAAGTATCTCATGTTTACAATGGTACTGGTGACCTTCTCCATAGTTACTAGCGTCTGCGTTCTCAATGTGCACCATAGATCTCCAAGTACTCACACCATGCCTCCATGGGTAAAGCTTGTTTTCCTTGAAAGACTCCCGGCCTATCTGTTCATGAAGCGTCCAGAAAATAATTCTCCACGGCAAAAGCCGTGCAACTGCAAAAAGACAAGAGCAGAGAACCTTGGCATGGACCCAGCCGACTTCTACAAGAACTCTACTTACTTTGTGAACGCGGCCTCTGCCAAAAAATACGACATGAAAACCACTGACACTCTCGACAATGTCAGCAGCCATAGAGATTTTAGGTTAAGAACAGGCACAAAGTTTTCTCCTGAAGTCCAAGAAGCAATTGATGGGGTCAGTTTTATAGCAGAGCACATGAAAAGTGACGACAACGACCAGAGT gtcATTGAAGACTGGAAGTATGTTGCCATGGTAGTGGACAGGCTGTTTCTCTGGATATTCGTCCTCGTTTGTGTCCTGGGGACTGTTGGACTATTTCTGCAGCCGCTCTTTCAAAACCACATTGCTGCCACGAACCCTTAG
- the CHRNA3 gene encoding neuronal acetylcholine receptor subunit alpha-3 isoform X1, which produces MQSAHTLLLTAAACILFQGCGGSEPEHRLYAALFKNYNQFVRPVKNVSDPVIIQFEVSMSQLVKVIMETNLWLKHIWNDYKLRWNPVDYGGAEFIRVPSGQIWKPDIVLYNNAVGDFQVDDKTKALLKYTGDVTWIPPAIFKSSCKIDVTYFPFDYQNCTMKFGSWSYDKAKIDLVLIGSTMNLKDYWESGEWAIIKAPGYKHDIKYNCCEEIYTDITYSLYIRRLPLFYTINMIIPCLLISFLTVLVFYLPSDCGEKVTLCISVLLSLTVFLLVITETIPSTSLVIPLIGEYLLFTMIFVTLSIVITVFVLNVHYRTPKTHTMPVWVRTIFLNLLPRIMFMTRPTSDDENNQKPKPFYTSEFSNLNCFNGSEMKCCKDGFVCQDMACSCCQYQRMKFSDFSGNLTRSSSSESVDPLFSLSVLSPEMRDAIESVKYIAENMKMQNEAKEIQDDWKYVAMVIDRIFLWVFILVCILGTAGLFLQPLMTGDDA; this is translated from the exons ATGCAGAGCGCGCACACACTCCTCttaactgctgctgcttgcatcCTCTTTCAAG GCTGCGGCGGTTCCGAGCCCGAGCACCGTCTGTACGCGGCCCTCTTCAAGAACTACAACCAGTTCGTCCGGCCCGTAAAGAACGTCTCGGACCCCGTCATCATCCAGTTCGAGGTGTCCATGTCCCAGCTGGTCAAAGTG ATCATGGAGACCAACCTGTGGCTGAAGCAC ATCTGGAATGATTATAAGCTTCGGTGGAATCCAGTGGATTATGGAGGTGCTGAATTCATCCGAGTGCCCTCTGGCCAGATCTGGAAGCCAGATATTGTATTATATAACAA TGCGGTTGGGGATTTCCAGGTTGATGACAAGACAAAGGCCCTGCTGAAGTACACGGGTGATGTGACCTGGATACCCCCAGCTATATTTAAAAGCTCGTGTAAAATAGATGTAACCTACTTCCCGTTTGACTATCAGAACTGCACCATGAAGTTTGGTTCCTGGTCTTACGATAAGGCCAAAATTGACTTGGTTTTAATCGGCTCTACAATGAACCTGAAAGATTACTGGGAGAGTGGAGAATGGGCCATAATTAAAGCTCCTGGGTATAAACATGACATTAAATACAACTGCTGTGAAGAGATCTACACAGACATCACGTACTCTCTTTACATTAGACGCTTACCTTTATTTTACACTATCAACATGATTATTCCATGCCTGCTGATTTCTTTCCTGACTGTCTTGGTTTTCTATTTGCCCTCAGACTGTGGTGAAAAGGTGACACTCTGTATATCAGTCCTTCTGTCTTTAACGGTGTTCCTTCTTGTTATCACCGAAACCATACCTTCTACATCCCTGGTGATCCCGCTTATTGGGGAATACCTCCTTTTCACTATGATATTTGTAACTCTATCCATTGTCATTACGGTATTCGTGCTTAACGTGCACTACAGAACACCCAAGACACACACCATGCCTGTGTGGGTGAGAACGATCTTCTTGAACTTGCTTCCCAGGATCATGTTTATGACGAGACCGACCAGCGATGACGAGAATAATCAGAAGCCAAAGCCATTTTACACTTCTGAGTTTTCAAACTTAAATTGCTTCAACGGCTCCGAAATGAAATGCTGCAAAGATGGCTTTGTATGTCAAGACATGGCGTGCAGCTGCTGCCAGTATCAGCGAATGAAGTTCTCTGATTTCAGTGGCAATCTCACACGAAGTTCCAGCTCTGAATCCGTAGATCCTCTGTTTTCACTTTCAGTTCTGTCGCCAGAGATGAGAGATGCTATTGAAAGCGTTAAATACATcgcagaaaacatgaaaatgcagaacGAAGCAAAAGAG attcaGGATGACTGGAAATACGTTGCCATGGTAATCGATCGTATTTTTCTATGGGTTTTCATCCTGGTGTGTATTCTGGGAACAGCAGGATTGTTTTTACAGCCTTTGATGACCGGAGATGACGCGTGA
- the CHRNA3 gene encoding neuronal acetylcholine receptor subunit alpha-3 isoform X2, which translates to MQSAHTLLLTAAACILFQGCGGSEPEHRLYAALFKNYNQFVRPVKNVSDPVIIQFEVSMSQLVKVDEVNQIMETNLWLKHIWNDYKLRWNPVDYGGAEFIRVPSGQIWKPDIVLYNNAVGDFQVDDKTKALLKYTGDVTWIPPAIFKSSCKIDVTYFPFDYQNCTMKFGSWSYDKAKIDLVLIGSTMNLKDYWESGEWAIIKAPGYKHDIKYNCCEEIYTDITYSLYIRRLPLFYTINMIIPCLLISFLTVLVFYLPSDCGEKVTLCISVLLSLTVFLLVITETIPSTSLVIPLIGEYLLFTMIFVTLSIVITVFVLNVHYRTPKTHTMPVWVRTIFLNLLPRIMFMTRPTSDDENNQKPKPFYTSEFSNLNCFNGSEMKCCKDGFVCQDMACSCCQYQRMKFSDFSGNLTRSSSSESVDPLFSLSVLSPEMRDAIESVKYIAENMKMQNEAKEIQDDWKYVAMVIDRIFLWVFILVCILGTAGLFLQPLMTGDDA; encoded by the exons ATGCAGAGCGCGCACACACTCCTCttaactgctgctgcttgcatcCTCTTTCAAG GCTGCGGCGGTTCCGAGCCCGAGCACCGTCTGTACGCGGCCCTCTTCAAGAACTACAACCAGTTCGTCCGGCCCGTAAAGAACGTCTCGGACCCCGTCATCATCCAGTTCGAGGTGTCCATGTCCCAGCTGGTCAAAGTG GACGAAGTCAACCAGATCATGGAGACCAACCTGTGGCTGAAGCAC ATCTGGAATGATTATAAGCTTCGGTGGAATCCAGTGGATTATGGAGGTGCTGAATTCATCCGAGTGCCCTCTGGCCAGATCTGGAAGCCAGATATTGTATTATATAACAA TGCGGTTGGGGATTTCCAGGTTGATGACAAGACAAAGGCCCTGCTGAAGTACACGGGTGATGTGACCTGGATACCCCCAGCTATATTTAAAAGCTCGTGTAAAATAGATGTAACCTACTTCCCGTTTGACTATCAGAACTGCACCATGAAGTTTGGTTCCTGGTCTTACGATAAGGCCAAAATTGACTTGGTTTTAATCGGCTCTACAATGAACCTGAAAGATTACTGGGAGAGTGGAGAATGGGCCATAATTAAAGCTCCTGGGTATAAACATGACATTAAATACAACTGCTGTGAAGAGATCTACACAGACATCACGTACTCTCTTTACATTAGACGCTTACCTTTATTTTACACTATCAACATGATTATTCCATGCCTGCTGATTTCTTTCCTGACTGTCTTGGTTTTCTATTTGCCCTCAGACTGTGGTGAAAAGGTGACACTCTGTATATCAGTCCTTCTGTCTTTAACGGTGTTCCTTCTTGTTATCACCGAAACCATACCTTCTACATCCCTGGTGATCCCGCTTATTGGGGAATACCTCCTTTTCACTATGATATTTGTAACTCTATCCATTGTCATTACGGTATTCGTGCTTAACGTGCACTACAGAACACCCAAGACACACACCATGCCTGTGTGGGTGAGAACGATCTTCTTGAACTTGCTTCCCAGGATCATGTTTATGACGAGACCGACCAGCGATGACGAGAATAATCAGAAGCCAAAGCCATTTTACACTTCTGAGTTTTCAAACTTAAATTGCTTCAACGGCTCCGAAATGAAATGCTGCAAAGATGGCTTTGTATGTCAAGACATGGCGTGCAGCTGCTGCCAGTATCAGCGAATGAAGTTCTCTGATTTCAGTGGCAATCTCACACGAAGTTCCAGCTCTGAATCCGTAGATCCTCTGTTTTCACTTTCAGTTCTGTCGCCAGAGATGAGAGATGCTATTGAAAGCGTTAAATACATcgcagaaaacatgaaaatgcagaacGAAGCAAAAGAG attcaGGATGACTGGAAATACGTTGCCATGGTAATCGATCGTATTTTTCTATGGGTTTTCATCCTGGTGTGTATTCTGGGAACAGCAGGATTGTTTTTACAGCCTTTGATGACCGGAGATGACGCGTGA